Proteins encoded by one window of Elephas maximus indicus isolate mEleMax1 chromosome 5, mEleMax1 primary haplotype, whole genome shotgun sequence:
- the TRAM1L1 gene encoding translocating chain-associated membrane protein 1-like 1, whose protein sequence is MAIRKKSTKNPPVLSHEFILQNHADIASCVGMFFVLGLMFEATAEASIVFITLQHSVTVPAAKEQATESRSLYNYGVKDLATVFFYMLVAIIIHATIQEYVLDKINRQMQFPKTKQSKFNESGQLSVFYLVSCIWGIIILISENCISDATVLWRAHPHNMMTFQMKFFYVSQLAYWLHAFPELYFQKTKKQDVPRQLIYFGLHLFHVAGAYLLYLNHLGLVLMVLHYFVELLSHMCDLFYMSDEKYEKGFSLWAIVIVLGRLLILIVSVLTVGFHLAGSETQKPDIIAGNFNVLAAKIAVLSSSCTIQAFITWNLITVQLQRWREQSTFEAPCVKKKRTTTKGKSSRKGTENGVETSNRADSPRNKKEK, encoded by the coding sequence ATGGCGATCCGCAAGAAGAGCACCAAGAACCCCCCGGTCCTGAGTCACGAATTCATCCTGCAGAATCATGCGGACATTGCCTCCTGTGTGGGCATGTTCTTCGTGCTGGGACTGATGTTCGAGGCGACTGCAGAAGCATCTATCGTTTTTATTACCCTTCAGCACAGTGTTACCGTCCCCGCAGCGAAAGAACAAGCCACGGAATCCAGGTCCCTTTATAATTATGGTGTCAAAGATTTGGCCACGGTGTTTTTCTACATGCTAGTGGCAATAATTATTCACGCCACAATTCAGGAGTATGTGTTGGATAAAATTAACAGGCAAATGCAGTTTCCCAAGACGAAACAAAGCAAGTTTAATGAATCTGGTCAGCTTAGTGTATTTTACCTTGTTTCTTGTATTTGGGGCATAATCATTCTAATCTCTGAAAACTGCATTTCAGACGCTACTGTCTTGTGGAGGGCTCATCCCCATAACATGATGACATTTCAAATGAAGTTTTTTTACGTATCACAGTTGGCTTACTGGCTCCATGCTTTTCCTGAGCTCTActtccagaaaaccaaaaaacaggaCGTTCCCCGTCAACTCATCTACTTTGGTCTTCACCTCTTTCATGTCGCTGGGGCTTACCTTTTGTACTTGAATCATCTGGGACTTGTTCTCATGGTGTTGCATTATTTTGTTGAATTACTTTCCCACATGTGCGACCTGTTTTATATGAGTGATGAAAAGTATGAGAAAGGGTTTTCTCTGTGGGCAATTGTGATTGTTTTGGGAAGACTGCTGATTTTAATTGTTTCGGTACTCACTGTTGGCTTTCATCTTGCTGGATCTGAGACTCAGAAGCCGGATATCATTGCTGGAAATTTCAACGTGTTGGCTGCGAAAATTGCTGTTCTGTCTTCCAGTTGCACGATCCAAGCATTCATAACATGGAATTTAATTACTGTCCAGCTCCAGAGGTGGCGGGAACAATCTACTTTTGAGGCCCCCTGTGTGAAGAAGAAACGGACAACGACTAAAGGAAAATCTTCTAGAAAAGGAACAGAAAATGGAGTGGAAACTTCAAATAGAGCAGACTCCCCCCGTAATAAGAAAGAGAAATGA